In a genomic window of Vicinamibacterales bacterium:
- a CDS encoding cytochrome bc complex cytochrome b subunit has protein sequence MSDVRGWIGERVPVSVEGIAAMSNEPVPYHLKRWWFALGGTPAYLFVVQIVTGVLLAFYYQPSPATAYESVRYITEEASFGWYLRGLHRWGATLMIAAVVLHQMRVFFTGAYRKPRELNWMIGMTLLTCTLMLGFTGYSLVFEQLSYWGATVAANISDTVPVAGPLMKQVLLGGETYNDRTLSRFFILHGAVLPVLLILVLMMHIGLVRLLGVTEMTFEGEDPAAKKQFNFFPEHFYTELIIGLTLMILLSALATLVPAEMGPRADPQITPEVIKPEWYFYVAFRWLKLFSGTTAMLTQGFIVFVMFCWPFIDAWLVRRFKYADISVWIGVVGALTIMGFTMWEALVAH, from the coding sequence ATGAGCGACGTCCGCGGCTGGATCGGCGAACGTGTGCCCGTCTCGGTCGAGGGCATCGCCGCGATGTCAAACGAGCCGGTGCCCTACCACCTGAAGCGGTGGTGGTTCGCGCTCGGCGGCACGCCCGCGTATCTGTTCGTGGTGCAGATCGTCACCGGCGTGCTGCTGGCGTTCTACTACCAGCCGTCGCCGGCGACGGCCTACGAATCGGTGCGCTACATCACCGAGGAGGCGTCGTTCGGCTGGTACCTGCGCGGCCTGCATCGGTGGGGCGCCACGCTCATGATTGCCGCCGTCGTGCTGCACCAGATGCGCGTCTTCTTCACCGGCGCCTACCGCAAGCCGCGCGAGCTCAACTGGATGATCGGCATGACGCTGCTCACCTGCACGCTCATGCTCGGCTTCACGGGCTACAGCCTGGTGTTCGAGCAGCTCAGCTACTGGGGCGCGACCGTGGCCGCCAACATCAGCGACACGGTGCCCGTCGCGGGCCCGCTCATGAAGCAGGTGCTGCTCGGCGGCGAGACCTACAACGATCGCACGCTGTCGCGCTTCTTCATCCTGCATGGCGCGGTGCTGCCGGTGCTGCTCATCCTGGTGCTGATGATGCACATCGGCCTGGTGCGTCTGCTCGGTGTGACCGAGATGACGTTCGAGGGCGAAGACCCCGCGGCAAAGAAGCAGTTCAATTTCTTCCCGGAGCACTTCTATACCGAGCTCATCATCGGCCTCACGCTGATGATTCTGCTGAGCGCCCTCGCCACCCTCGTGCCGGCCGAGATGGGGCCGCGTGCCGATCCGCAGATCACCCCGGAGGTGATCAAGCCCGAGTGGTACTTCTACGTGGCCTTCCGGTGGCTGAAGCTGTTCTCCGGCACGACGGCCATGCTCACGCAGGGCTTCATCGTGTTCGTGATGTTCTGCTGGCCGTTCATCGACGCCTGGCTGGTACGACGGTTCAAATACGCGGACATCAGCGTCTGGATAGGCGTGGTGGGCGCGCTCACCATCATGGGATTCACGATGTGGGAAGCGCTCGTCGCGCACTGA
- a CDS encoding Rieske (2Fe-2S) protein gives MSHQSPPPPLDDATPEAPLTRRTALWLTSRLAMVAGLVGGYGLFAWIGGRFMLPAHTGQLHQLFVTRVSDVPDGGTLLYRTPDGRTVNVTRRGQTGKATDFIALSSTCPHLGCQVRWEGQNDRYFCPCHNGTFNTEGIATGGPPGDAGQALPRYGLLVDKGLLYIMVPAEQLSMGDVAGVVEVTSPVGPGHDPCLTCVQARTPGSGSSGRPA, from the coding sequence ATGTCGCACCAGTCCCCGCCACCCCCGCTCGACGACGCCACCCCCGAGGCGCCGCTCACGCGCCGCACGGCGCTGTGGCTGACCTCGCGCCTGGCCATGGTGGCCGGGCTGGTCGGGGGCTACGGTCTGTTCGCGTGGATCGGTGGCCGGTTCATGCTGCCCGCCCACACGGGGCAACTGCACCAACTCTTCGTGACGCGCGTGTCTGATGTGCCCGATGGCGGCACGCTGCTCTACCGCACGCCCGACGGCCGTACGGTCAATGTCACGCGCCGCGGACAAACAGGCAAGGCCACCGACTTCATCGCGCTCTCGAGCACCTGCCCGCATCTTGGCTGCCAGGTGCGATGGGAGGGGCAGAACGACCGCTACTTCTGCCCCTGCCACAACGGCACCTTCAACACCGAAGGCATCGCGACCGGCGGACCGCCGGGAGATGCCGGCCAGGCCCTGCCGCGGTATGGCCTGCTGGTGGACAAAGGGCTGCTCTACATCATGGTGCCGGCCGAGCAGTTGTCGATGGGCGACGTCGCCGGCGTGGTTGAGGTGACGAGCCCGGTCGGCCCCGGCCACGACCCCTGCCTAACGTGCGTCCAGGCGCGAACCCCGGGCTCCGGGTCTTCGGGGAGGCCCGCATGA
- a CDS encoding molybdopterin-dependent oxidoreductase, whose protein sequence is MITRVGRRTFLKMAGVAAPLVAAYSCADKDEAARLNTAPVDRASVTWDKAPCRFCGTGCGVMVGVEQGRVVAVRGDEASPVNKGLLCVKGYHLPGLLYGADRLLYPQRRQPDGSFARISWDDALDLIATKFGETLKQHGPDAVAMYGSGQWTVFDGYAAQKWVKGGLRSNNLEPNARLCMASAVSGFITQFQSDEPMGCYQDLDAADDFVLWGNNMAEMHPVLFSRMLETKRQKPSTRIVDIATRRTPTTDYSDLHVLFKPGTDLALANGILHLLVASGRIQQSFIDENVVFRRGIEDVKTIGYGCFDQQAERYTFEDVARPSSLDELRTFLADYTPERVRDITGVPVEQIAALATIYGDLSRGTVSLWCMGVNQHVRGTWMNNLITDLHLITGKICRPGANPLSLTGQPSACGTAREVGTSNNRLPADMVVTNPEHRAEAERIWKLPAGTIPATPGYHAVDLFRALKRGDVKALWIQTTNPWVTLPNRSRFDRTPDDGRFIVVSDIYPTPTTAMADLILPAAAWVEREGVYGNTERRTQQWNKMVDPPGEAREDAWQVVQVAKRMGMGHLFPWPDDNWHEPMFEEYRSFGLGHGKDLASYQQLKSTRGMLWPVVNGKETPYRYTAGYDPYVKKASGAHFYKAVGYGERAAFFLRPYHPPAESPDAEYPLWLSTGRVLEHWHSGSMTRRIPQLHQAVPAAYVEMNRADADQFGVKKGDRVKVVSRRGSLELPVEVDGRGRPPRGTLFVPFFDESLLINLVTLDALDNISKQPDYKKCAVRLERV, encoded by the coding sequence ATGATCACCCGGGTGGGCCGTCGCACGTTCCTGAAGATGGCCGGCGTCGCCGCGCCGCTCGTGGCAGCGTATTCATGCGCCGACAAGGACGAGGCGGCGCGCCTCAACACCGCGCCGGTCGACCGGGCGTCGGTCACGTGGGACAAGGCGCCGTGCCGCTTCTGCGGCACGGGCTGCGGCGTGATGGTGGGCGTCGAACAGGGCCGCGTTGTGGCCGTGCGGGGCGACGAGGCCAGCCCGGTGAACAAGGGCCTGCTCTGCGTGAAGGGTTATCACCTGCCGGGGCTGCTCTACGGTGCCGATCGGCTGCTCTACCCGCAACGGCGTCAGCCCGACGGGTCGTTCGCGCGCATCTCGTGGGACGACGCCCTCGACCTCATCGCCACGAAGTTCGGGGAGACGTTGAAGCAGCACGGTCCTGACGCCGTCGCCATGTATGGGTCTGGGCAGTGGACCGTGTTCGACGGCTACGCCGCGCAGAAATGGGTGAAGGGTGGCCTGCGCAGCAACAACCTCGAGCCCAACGCGCGCCTCTGCATGGCGAGCGCCGTCTCGGGCTTCATCACGCAGTTCCAGAGCGACGAGCCGATGGGCTGCTACCAGGATCTCGACGCCGCCGACGACTTCGTGCTCTGGGGTAACAACATGGCTGAGATGCACCCGGTGCTCTTCAGCCGGATGCTCGAGACGAAGCGCCAGAAGCCTTCCACGCGCATCGTCGACATTGCCACGCGCCGTACGCCCACGACCGACTATTCAGACCTGCACGTACTGTTCAAGCCCGGCACCGACCTGGCGCTCGCCAACGGGATCCTGCACCTGCTCGTGGCGTCGGGACGCATCCAGCAGTCGTTCATCGACGAGAACGTCGTGTTCCGCCGCGGCATCGAAGACGTGAAGACCATCGGCTACGGCTGCTTCGACCAGCAGGCCGAACGTTATACGTTCGAAGACGTGGCCCGGCCGAGCTCGCTCGACGAATTGCGCACGTTCCTCGCCGACTACACGCCGGAGCGCGTGCGCGACATCACCGGCGTGCCGGTGGAACAGATCGCCGCGCTGGCCACCATCTACGGCGACCTGTCGCGCGGCACCGTGAGCCTGTGGTGCATGGGCGTCAACCAGCACGTGCGCGGCACGTGGATGAACAACCTCATCACCGACCTGCACCTGATTACCGGCAAGATCTGTCGCCCTGGCGCCAATCCGCTCAGCCTCACCGGGCAGCCGAGCGCCTGCGGCACCGCGCGCGAGGTGGGCACGTCGAACAATCGCCTGCCGGCCGACATGGTGGTGACCAATCCCGAGCACCGCGCCGAGGCGGAGCGGATCTGGAAGCTGCCGGCCGGCACGATTCCGGCGACGCCCGGCTATCACGCGGTGGATCTGTTCCGGGCTCTCAAACGTGGCGACGTCAAGGCGCTGTGGATCCAGACCACCAATCCGTGGGTCACGCTGCCCAACCGGTCGCGCTTCGACCGCACGCCCGACGACGGACGTTTCATCGTGGTGAGCGACATTTACCCGACGCCCACGACCGCGATGGCCGACCTCATACTTCCAGCCGCGGCGTGGGTCGAGCGTGAAGGGGTGTACGGCAATACCGAGCGCCGCACGCAGCAGTGGAACAAGATGGTCGACCCGCCGGGCGAAGCGCGCGAAGATGCCTGGCAGGTCGTCCAAGTGGCGAAGCGCATGGGCATGGGCCACCTCTTCCCCTGGCCCGACGACAACTGGCACGAGCCGATGTTCGAGGAGTACCGCTCGTTCGGGCTCGGGCACGGCAAAGACCTGGCGAGTTACCAGCAGCTGAAGAGCACGCGCGGGATGTTGTGGCCGGTCGTGAACGGGAAGGAGACGCCGTATCGCTATACCGCCGGCTACGACCCGTATGTGAAGAAGGCGTCCGGGGCGCACTTCTACAAGGCCGTCGGCTACGGCGAGAGGGCAGCGTTCTTCCTGCGGCCATACCATCCGCCGGCCGAGTCGCCGGATGCGGAGTATCCGCTCTGGCTCTCGACCGGACGCGTGCTGGAGCACTGGCACAGCGGCTCGATGACCCGCCGCATTCCGCAGCTCCATCAGGCGGTGCCCGCGGCCTACGTGGAGATGAACCGCGCCGATGCCGACCAGTTCGGCGTGAAGAAGGGCGACCGGGTGAAGGTGGTGAGCCGCCGTGGCAGCCTCGAACTGCCGGTGGAGGTGGACGGCCGCGGACGCCCACCGCGCGGCACGCTCTTCGTGCCGTTCTTCGACGAGTCGTTGCTGATCAATCTGGTGACGCTCGACGCCCTGGACAACATCAGCAAGCAGCCGGACTACAAGAAATGCGCCGTGCGCCTCGAACGCGTGTAG
- a CDS encoding multiheme c-type cytochrome — protein MTLDQKRWVIGGLGFLFLLSLVSVQWLEVERRQHESGAARASVTTPAASRQCVDCHSQVSTGIVEHWTGSTHAEKGVACVDCHKAEAKDADVFSHYGQQIATIVTPRDCARCHPTEAAEFSASHHSKAGNILASLDNFLAETVEGARAPFNPHSPTPGRAVQAVNGLAPANSGCQQCHGSLVAFQASDGGLVTMRDLKPDDKGQPTNMDAVGRIVRNESGKPLFSSTSWPNTGIGRLNLDGSTGSCAACHSRHDFSSRRARQPENCGKCHLGPDHPQKEIYDESKHGVAFRDLIGEMNLDAKPWVVGKDYSAAPTCATCHMSANLRNGMKITHDPGERISWTNRPPVSLVMDTDANHAVVTETDPEKRRAAIADTAEAKRNRMKQVCSTCHTPDHINLFYRQHDDVVINFNEKFAKPGQAIMSALATNGMLTKTQTTRRSSGRGTTSGTTKGGAPAWAPR, from the coding sequence ATGACACTCGATCAGAAACGCTGGGTCATCGGCGGCCTGGGCTTCCTGTTCCTGCTCTCGCTGGTTTCGGTGCAGTGGCTCGAAGTGGAACGGCGGCAGCACGAGTCGGGCGCCGCTCGCGCCTCGGTCACGACGCCGGCGGCCTCGCGGCAGTGCGTCGACTGCCACTCGCAGGTCTCGACCGGCATCGTGGAGCATTGGACCGGCTCGACCCACGCCGAGAAGGGCGTGGCGTGCGTGGATTGCCACAAGGCGGAGGCGAAAGACGCCGACGTCTTCAGTCACTACGGCCAGCAGATTGCCACCATCGTCACTCCGCGCGACTGCGCCCGCTGCCATCCCACCGAAGCGGCGGAGTTCTCGGCCAGTCACCACTCGAAGGCCGGCAACATCCTGGCGTCGCTCGACAACTTCCTGGCCGAGACGGTCGAGGGCGCGCGCGCCCCGTTCAACCCGCATTCGCCCACGCCGGGCCGGGCCGTGCAGGCCGTGAACGGGCTGGCGCCAGCCAACTCCGGCTGCCAGCAGTGCCACGGTTCACTCGTGGCCTTCCAGGCCAGCGACGGCGGTCTGGTGACCATGCGCGACCTCAAACCCGACGACAAGGGCCAGCCCACCAACATGGACGCCGTCGGCCGCATCGTGCGCAACGAGAGCGGCAAACCGCTCTTCAGCAGCACCAGCTGGCCCAACACCGGCATCGGCCGCCTCAACCTCGACGGCTCGACCGGATCCTGCGCCGCCTGCCACAGCCGCCACGACTTCTCGTCCCGTCGGGCGCGCCAGCCCGAGAACTGCGGCAAGTGCCACCTCGGCCCCGACCACCCGCAGAAGGAGATCTACGACGAGTCGAAGCACGGCGTCGCCTTCCGCGACCTCATCGGTGAGATGAACCTCGATGCGAAGCCGTGGGTGGTGGGGAAGGACTACAGCGCCGCGCCCACCTGCGCCACCTGCCACATGAGCGCGAACCTGCGGAATGGCATGAAGATCACGCACGACCCGGGCGAGCGCATTTCGTGGACCAACCGTCCGCCCGTGAGTCTCGTGATGGACACCGACGCCAACCACGCGGTGGTGACCGAGACCGACCCGGAGAAGCGGCGGGCGGCCATTGCCGACACGGCAGAGGCCAAGCGCAACCGGATGAAGCAGGTGTGCTCGACCTGCCACACACCCGACCACATCAACCTGTTCTACCGGCAGCATGACGACGTCGTCATCAACTTCAACGAGAAGTTTGCCAAGCCGGGACAGGCCATCATGAGCGCGCTGGCGACCAACGGCATGCTCACCAAGACCCAGACGACGAGAAGATCGAGTGGACGTGGTACTACCTCTGGCACCACGAAGGGCGGCGCGCCCGCATGGGCGCCTCGATGA
- a CDS encoding b(o/a)3-type cytochrome-c oxidase subunit 1: MTPANRLILSHIWVAIVAFGLGAMMAVMQALARAGVELPFGTARLYYLSVTAHGVLEALVFTTFFIMALGYVVADTTLGRIRGMGWAWGGFWVAVVGTVMTTLAILSGTSTVLYTFYPPLEAHPTFYIGATLLVIGSWMWCGVMIGSFRSWRAAHREERVPLAMHGMLTTVAIWILATAGLAVEVLVFILPWSLGYVDRIDPIVARTYFWWFGHPLTYFWLLPAYVLWYTVIPKIAGGKLFSDAVTRVVFVQFVLFSTPVGLHHQFTDPGISSGWKLVHTFTTYAIMFPSLVTAFTVIASLELAGRARGGTGTFGWIRVLPWRDPFFSGVALAMVTFALGGFGGAINAAYAMNAMIHNTAWIQGHFHLTVGTAVALTFMGATYWLMPRLTGRAIVFPRMAAVQPWLWFVGMQCFSIPSHIAGLMGMPRRVYTGEFQGVEAAQAWIPLVNLSAVGGVILFISAMLYVGVVVGTMLVAPRGALLPIEYAESLVTVTTGPSLWDRIGFWSAVAVVLIVIAYGPPLYHLHTMTRFPSQGFSPF; encoded by the coding sequence TTGACACCCGCGAACCGCCTCATCCTCTCCCACATCTGGGTGGCGATCGTCGCCTTCGGCCTCGGAGCGATGATGGCCGTGATGCAGGCCCTGGCCCGGGCGGGCGTCGAGCTGCCGTTCGGTACCGCACGTCTCTACTACCTGTCAGTCACGGCGCACGGTGTGCTCGAAGCGCTCGTCTTCACCACATTCTTCATCATGGCGCTCGGCTACGTCGTGGCCGACACGACGCTCGGGCGCATCCGGGGAATGGGGTGGGCCTGGGGCGGCTTCTGGGTGGCGGTTGTTGGCACGGTGATGACGACGCTCGCCATCCTCTCGGGCACGAGCACGGTGCTCTACACCTTCTATCCGCCACTCGAAGCGCACCCGACGTTTTACATCGGCGCCACGCTGCTCGTCATCGGCTCGTGGATGTGGTGCGGCGTGATGATTGGCAGCTTCCGCAGCTGGCGCGCGGCACATCGTGAAGAGCGGGTGCCGCTGGCGATGCACGGCATGCTCACGACGGTCGCGATCTGGATCCTCGCCACCGCCGGACTCGCCGTGGAGGTGCTGGTCTTCATCCTGCCGTGGTCGCTCGGCTATGTCGATCGCATCGACCCGATCGTGGCTCGCACCTACTTCTGGTGGTTCGGACATCCGCTGACCTACTTCTGGCTGCTGCCGGCTTACGTGCTCTGGTACACGGTGATTCCGAAAATCGCCGGCGGCAAACTCTTCAGCGACGCAGTGACGCGCGTGGTGTTCGTGCAGTTCGTGTTGTTCTCGACGCCGGTGGGGCTCCACCATCAGTTCACTGATCCGGGCATCTCGAGCGGCTGGAAGCTCGTCCACACGTTCACCACCTACGCGATCATGTTTCCGAGTCTGGTGACAGCCTTCACGGTGATCGCGTCGCTCGAGCTGGCCGGGCGCGCTCGCGGCGGCACCGGCACCTTCGGGTGGATTCGCGTGTTGCCGTGGCGCGATCCGTTCTTTTCGGGCGTCGCGCTGGCCATGGTCACCTTCGCGCTCGGCGGCTTCGGCGGCGCCATCAACGCTGCCTACGCGATGAACGCGATGATCCACAACACGGCGTGGATCCAGGGGCACTTCCATCTCACCGTGGGCACGGCCGTCGCGCTCACCTTCATGGGGGCCACCTACTGGCTGATGCCGCGCCTCACCGGACGGGCCATCGTGTTCCCGCGCATGGCGGCGGTGCAGCCGTGGCTGTGGTTCGTCGGCATGCAGTGCTTCAGCATCCCGAGCCACATCGCGGGCCTGATGGGCATGCCGCGGCGGGTCTATACCGGTGAGTTCCAGGGCGTCGAGGCGGCGCAGGCGTGGATTCCGCTGGTCAACCTCTCGGCGGTGGGCGGCGTGATTCTGTTCATCTCGGCGATGCTCTACGTGGGCGTCGTGGTCGGCACGATGCTGGTGGCGCCGCGTGGCGCGCTCCTGCCGATCGAATACGCCGAGTCGCTGGTGACGGTTACGACGGGTCCGTCGCTGTGGGACCGGATCGGGTTCTGGAGCGCCGTGGCTGTCGTGCTCATTGTGATTGCCTACGGGCCGCCGCTCTACCACCTCCACACCATGACGCGCTTCCCGTCGCAGGGATTCTCGCCGTTCTGA